The Orrella daihaiensis genome contains the following window.
GCATTGGCCGCACCCACCACGGTCACCAAGTTGCGAATCGCACTAAACCGGTAACCCAGACCCATCTTGCCGGCCGGTAAAAAGAAGGTACTGTCTTCTGATGCAATCCGGACATCGCAACAAAGGGCAAGGTTCAGTCCCGCACCAATGCAATAGCCTTTGATGCGAGCCACCGTCGGTTTGGGAAATTGATAGAGCTTGTTTTGAGCGCCTTCAGCAATGCGCTCATACTCGGCAACAGCGTCAGCAGCGGTGCGCAGCTTGTCGAACTGAGAAATGTTGGCGCCGGATACAAAGGACCTATCGCCAGCACCAGTCAAGACCACTACCCGGACGTCATCGTCTTGCTCAAACTCGGTCAAGGCATCGGCCAAGCCAGTCCACATGTCCAGCGACATGGCGTTGTGCTTGGCTGGATCATTGAATGTGATCCAGCCAACCGAGCCGTTTTTCTTATGCTGCAGCGTGTCCATTCAGGACTTCAGTTTCCAAACAGATTGCGATAGCCGTTTATACCGTTTTCCAGATGTTCACGCATGGCTTGACGTGCAGCGTTGGCATCCTGACGCTCGATGGCATCAGCGATACGCTCGTGCTCCTGATCGATCTCTTCGATACGCGAGGTACCGATGCAGCGAAACCGAAGGGTGCGAACCGCATCCCGAATCACTGAATCAAGGTGACCCATGATGCGAACAAAGTACGGATTGTTTGCCGCCTGTATCACCGCCAAATGAAAATCCACGGCACATTTGGCATCGGCCTCCCAGTCTTCTGGGTGCTGTTCGCTTTGGCGCAACGCCAGACGAATCGCATCCATTTGAGCTGATGTGCGGTGAGTCGCCGCAAGTGCTGCCGCACCTGACTCGACCTCAACTCGCAAGCGGTAAACATCCAGTAGCTGTTTGAAATCGAGCAAATCTTCCTGCTCAATCTCGAATGGTCGGTTTTCAATATGCTCTTTGACAAATGTGCCCACGCCATGCCGAGTTTCAACCAAGCCTGTGAGCTTTAATCTGGCGATGGCTTCGCGAATCACGTTTCGGCTCACGCCAAACTGAGCACCTAGTGCCTGTTCGGTTGGCAATCGCTGGCCTGGGCTTAGCGTTTCTTTCAGAATGCGGTCACGCAGCTGCGACGCGATCTCATCTGCAAGGTTTTCTGGCTTACCCAGACCCTCAAATGCTGCCACGGGCTTAACCATCGCCTGACGACGGTTTTCGCGACTATGCACGGTGCGTCCGAGCCCATTCATGACAGACTCCCGACAGATAGTGACAAGGTGAACGCAATGCGAGTCATACTACAATCCCCCTAATAATTGGTTTTTTACTTACACGAGCGTTACAACGCTTCTTTGCCTAATCATATACACGTTTAGGCGGAAATCTAGTAGGGTTGTCCAACAACTAAGTTTCTTTGAATTTGAGTCAGGCTTCCAATTTG
Protein-coding sequences here:
- a CDS encoding enoyl-CoA hydratase, translated to MDTLQHKKNGSVGWITFNDPAKHNAMSLDMWTGLADALTEFEQDDDVRVVVLTGAGDRSFVSGANISQFDKLRTAADAVAEYERIAEGAQNKLYQFPKPTVARIKGYCIGAGLNLALCCDVRIASEDSTFFLPAGKMGLGYRFSAIRNLVTVVGAANALDIFLSARRFDTREALQKGLVQLTSPVDSFNQVVDDYLAKVAANAPLTLAAGKQMIRQFQQLPANTDLEQMRQLMQQCFDSEDYAEGKRAFAEKRTPQFRGR
- a CDS encoding FadR/GntR family transcriptional regulator; this encodes MNGLGRTVHSRENRRQAMVKPVAAFEGLGKPENLADEIASQLRDRILKETLSPGQRLPTEQALGAQFGVSRNVIREAIARLKLTGLVETRHGVGTFVKEHIENRPFEIEQEDLLDFKQLLDVYRLRVEVESGAAALAATHRTSAQMDAIRLALRQSEQHPEDWEADAKCAVDFHLAVIQAANNPYFVRIMGHLDSVIRDAVRTLRFRCIGTSRIEEIDQEHERIADAIERQDANAARQAMREHLENGINGYRNLFGN